GGTGCTGCTGGCCTCGTTCAGCGACGCCCGGCTGGCCCGGCTGCGGGCGCTCACCTCCGGTCGGGTCGCCACCAGCCTCGGCGTACGCGGGGTGGCCCGGCTGCGGTGGGCCTCGCTGACCGGCCGGCCGCTGCGGCTGCCGTCGTCGGTGGTGGCCGCGCAGGTGCCGGTGCGCTACGGCCGGGTGCCGGTGGTGGACCGCCGTTTCCTGCGGATGGCTCACCGGCTCGGCCTGCAGGTGCACGTCTGGACGATCGACGAACCTGCCGAGATGCACGAGTTACTTGATCTTGGTGTGGATGGCATCATGACCGACCACGTCGGCGTGCTGCGCGACGTCTACCGCAGCCGCGGCCACTGGGCCGCCTGAACAACCTGGGCGGAGGACCCCACATGGCCGAGATGGTCACCCCGGCGGCGCACGGCACCCCACCACCGTCGAGCACCCGCCGCGAGCGCACCGGCTGGTACTTCTACGACTGGGCGAACTCGGCGTTCCAGACCACTGTCATCACCGTCTTCCTCGGGCCGTTCCTGACCAGCGTGGCCAAGATCGCCGCCGGGTGCGAGCTCGGCGACGCCGACTGCACCGGGTACGTCTACCCGCTGGGCATCAAGGTGGCCGCCGGTTCGTACTACCCGTACCTGATCTCGTTGTCGGTGCTGCTGACGGTCTTCGTCCTGCCGGTGATCGGCGCGGTGGCCGACCGGTCGCTGCACAAGAAGCGGCTGCTGGCCGGCACCGCGTTCACCGGCGCCGCCGCGACCATGGGGATGATCTTCGTCACCGGCGACCGGTACCTGCTCGGTGGCGCCCTGTTCCTGGTGGCCAACATCAGCTTCGGGGCGGCGATCGTGGTCTACAACTCGTTCCTGCCGCAGCTGGGCGGGCCGGACGAACGCGACGCCATCTCCAGCCGTGGCTGGGCGCTGGGCTACCTCGGCGGCGGCCTGCTGCTGGCGCTGAACCTCGTCGCGGTGCAGTCGTTCGACAACGGCACCGCCGAACGCACCCTCGACCTGGCCCGCTGGTCCATCGTCTCCGCCGGGCTGTGGTGGGCGGCGTTCACCCTGGTGCCGCTGCGTTGGCTGCGCGAGCACCCCACCGCCGCCGCGCTCGCCGCCGGTGGCCGCGGCAACGTGCTCACCGACGGGTTCCGGCAGCTCGGCCGTACCCTGCGGGAGATCAAGGCGTACCCGCTGACGCTGTTCTTCCTGCTGGCGTTCCTGGTCTACAACGACGGCATCCAGACCGTCATCACGCTGGCCAGCCAGTACGGCACCGAGGAACTGCGGCTGGGCCAGTCCACCCTGATCGTGACGATTCTGCTGGTGCAGTTCCTCGCCTTCGGCGGCGCGCTGGGCCTGGGCGCCCTGGCCGGGCGCATCGGTGCGTGGAAGACGGTGCTGCTGAGCCTGGTGCTGTGGACCGCGGTGATCGTCGCGGCGTTCCGGCTGCCCGCCGAGGCGCCGCTGCCGTTCATGCTGCTCGGCGCGGCCATCGGCCTGGTGCTCGGCGGCAGCCAGGCGTTGAGCCGGTCGCTGTTCAGCCAGCTGATCCCCGCCGGCAAGGAGGGCGAGTACTACGGCTTCTACGAGATCAGCGACAAGGGCACCAGCTGGCTCGGCCCCCTCGCGTTCGGCCTGGTGTTCCAGCTCACCAATTCCTACCGGGTCGGCCTGGTCTCCCTGCTGATCTTCTTCGTGGTCGGGTTCCTGCTGCTGCTGGCGGTGCCGATGCGGCGGGCGATCATCGCCGCCGGCAACACCCCGCCCCGGGTGCTCTGACCCGACGGGACGCGACGTGCGACGACGGCCGGGGGTGCGATGATCGACACCACCGGCCGGACCATCCGCGCGCGGGCGGCGGCGCCGCACTAGGCTGCCGGTCCGTGACGACCGACGACGCCGTACCGCCCTGCCTGGCCCGTCCCCCGCTGCCCGCGGAGGGCGACAACCCGGCCGGGTGCGTCGCCGCCCGCGGCGTCGACGGGCGGCCGGCCCACGCCGCCGCGCTGCGGTTCTACTGGGGGCCGATGGACTGCGGCAAGTCCACGATGGCGTTGCAGATGAACTACAACCACTCCCGGCAGGGGCGGCGGGGCCTGGTGACCACCCGCATCGACCGTTCGCTCGGCCCGCAGGTGACCACCCGCATCGGGCTGGCCCACGAGGCGATCGAGGTCACCGACTCGCTCGACCTGCGCACCCTGGTCCGCGACGCGTGGGCCGACGGGGTACGCGTGGACTACCTGATCTGCGACGAGGCCAGCTTCTACTCGGTCGAGCACGTGGAACAGATGGCCGAGCTGGTCGACAGCTACGACGTCGACGTGTACGCCTTCGGCCTGGCCACCGACTTCCGCTCCTGCCTGTTTCCGGCCGCCCAGCGGCTGTTCGAACTGGCCGACTCGGTGGCCCGCATCCAGGTCGAGGTGCTCTGCTGGTGCGGCCGAGAGGGCCTGCTCAACGCCCGCGTCGCGGGCGGGCGGGTGGTCCGCGAGGGCGAACAGGTCGTCATCGGCGACACCGTCGACACCGATGACCTGCGCTACCAGGTGCTCTGCCGGCGGCACCACCGCACCGGCGACCTCGGCCCCCGCGTCGCCACCCGCCGGTAGGACCGCCCGCCACGGCGGCGCATCCGGCCACGGCAGCGCATCTCGGCACGGCGGCGCATAACGAAACGATCACCGCTGCGAACCTTTCCCCCGGGCCGGCCCCTCCTGGTGCATGACACGAAGGCAACCACGGGCCGCACCGGCCCGCGCACCGGCGGGGGTACAGGACGAATGAGGTTCGCGTTGCGGCGCGCCCGGGCCACGAAGGGACTGCTGCTGGCCGCGGCCGGGGCGGCGCTGGTGGCGACCGTCGCGCTCACCGGCCTGGCCGCGTACAACCGGGACGTCGTCGACTCCGGCACCCGCAACGTGTTGGGCGCGGCCACCGCCCAGGAACGGTCGATCCTGATCCGCGCCTCCGCCGGGCGCACCGGTGAGGCGCTGCGGGAGCGCGACACCGCGCTGCGCGACCGGATCTCCGCCGACCTGGCCGGCCTGCCCGCCCAGGTCAGCACCGCCGGCTATGCCGCCGGTCGGCAACTGCGCGGCGACACCGGCGACGCCGTCGCCGACCGCACCGGCGCCACGTACGCGTCGGTGATGTTCCTCGACGACCTGCCCGCGCACGCCCGGCTGACCTCCGGCGCGTGGCCCGAGTCCGGGGCCGGTCCGGTGCAGACCGCCCTTGCCGAGGTGGCCGCGGCGACGCTGCGGGTGGGCGTGGGCGACCGCATCCCGATCACCGACGGGCTCACCGGGCGGGTCACCGAGGTCACCGTGACGGGGGTGTTCACCCCCGTCGACCCCGACGCCGCGTACTGGCGGCTTGCGCCGGAGACGACGACCGGTTCGCTGCCGCAGGCCGCCACCTACGGCCCGCTGACGGTGACCCGGGACGACTTCGTCACCCACTTCCTGGCCAACTCCTCCGCCGGCTGGCTGATCGAGCCCGACCTCGCCGGGGTCGGCCCCGCCGCCCTGGACCGGCTGACCGGCGCCGCCACCCGGATCGCCGCCGACAGCCCGGCCGCCGCCGGGCTCGGTGACTCGGCGGTGGTCACCAGCGACCTCGTCGACCTCGTACACCGCCTGCAACGGGCCACCCTCGTCGGCCGGTCCGCCCTGGTCACCCCGATGCTGCTGGTGGTGGTCCTCGGCGGGTACGCGCTGCTGCTCGTCGCGATCCTGCTCACCGAGCACCGCCGTGGCGAGACCGCGCTGCTGCGGGCCCGGGGCGCGGCCCGCTGGCAGCTGGCCGGGCTGACCGCCCGGGAGGCGACCCTGGTCGTCCTGCCCGCCGCCGTCCTCGCCCCACCACTGGTCGCCGAGCTGCTGGGCGTGGCCGACCGGCTGTCCGGGCTCACCGCCGCCCCGGCGCACCCCGCCGCCGTACCCGACCCGATGCTCTGGCTGGTGGCCGGGGCCGCGGCCGCCGGCTGCGCGCTGGCGATGATCGGGCCGAGCCTGCGCCGCGGCGGCAGCTACGTCGCCGACCTGGCCAGCCGCTCCCGACCGAGCCGGCGCGGCATGGTGCAGCGGGCCGGGCTGGACGTCCTGCTCGTCGGCCTGGCCCTGCTCAGCTGGTACCAGCTCAGCCGGTACTCGTCCCCCCTGTCCCGCTCCACCGGCGGCGAGCTGGGCGTCGATCCGCTGCTGGCCGCCGCACCCACCCTGGGCGTGGCGGCCGGGGCGATGCTCGCCCTGCGGCTGCTGCCCCCGCTGGTCCGGTTGACGGAACGCTGGGTGGACCGCACACCGTGGACCGCCACCATGCTCGGCACCTGGCAGGCCGGCCGCCGCCCGCACGCCGGCCCCGTGCTGCTGCTGGCCCTCGCCGTGGCGGCCGGTACCCTCGCCTGGTCCCTGGCCGGCACCTCGCAACGTTCCCTGGACGACCAGGCCGCCCACCGGGTCGGCGCCGACCTGCGGTTGACCGAGACCACCGGCGCCGCCCCCGACGACCGCGCCGACCAGCTCGCCGACCTGCCAGGTACGCGGGCGGTCGTGCCGGCCTGGCGGGACACGGTGCGTCTCGGGCCCGCAGCCGAACCGGCCACCATGCTGGCCATCGCCGCCGACTCCGCCGGCCAGGTGGTGCGGCTGCGCGCCGACCTGGCCGGCGGATCCACCGACCACCTGCTCGGCGCGCTGACCGCCGAGCGGCCGGCGGCGCCGCAGACGGCCCTGCCGGCGGGCACCCGGCGGCTGACCGGGCAGCTGAGCACCCGCATCGACGGCCTCGACACCGGTGCGGCGATCCGCCACCACGCCGTGCTCACCGACGGCCGGGAAGGCTATCGGCGGGTGACCCTGGGCTCCACCGGCCGCGACGGCGAACCGCTGCGGTTCTCCGCCGCGCTGCCGAGCGACGGACCGTGGCGGCTGGTCGGCTTCACCGCCGACACCGTCGGCGGGCCGCAACTGACCTTCGACTGGCGGCTGTCGCACCTGCGCGCCGTCGCGGACACCTCCCCCGGCACGCCGGTCGACCTGGCCGCCGACGGACCGTGGCAACTGGTCGACCGCGCCGGTGCCGCCACCGAGTCGACCGCGTCCGGTGCCACCGTGACCGCCCGCTACAGCCGCGACATACAGACGGGCTGGTACGTGCGCGGATCGCCGCTGCACCTGGCGCTGTCCCGGCCGGCCGGCCCGACCCGGGTGCCGGTGGTGGCCACCCCGCAGGCGCTGGGCATGCTCCACGTGGACGTCGGGGCGCAGACCCGGCTGTTCCTGGGCGGCGCCGAGGTCGACGTCACCGTGGTCGACAGCGTGGCGGCACTGCCCGGCGACGCCGAGGACGCGGCGCTGCTGGTCGACCTGCCGTCGCTGAGCACCCGGCTCTTCCACGACCACGGCATCGTCGGATCGCCGCAGGAGTGGTGGGTGGCCGTGCACCCCGGCGAGGCGCGGCGGGTCGCCGAGACGACCACCGCGCTCGGCGACCTGCACGTGCTGGATCGCGAGGACGTCGCCGCCGACCTGGCCCGCGACCCGTTCACCGTGGGTGCCCGCGGTGCGCTCTTCGCCGCCGCCCTCGCCGCGGTGCTGCTGGCCGCGGTGGGGGTGGTGGTGGACGTCAGCGCGACGGCCCGACGCCGGGCCACCGAACTGGCCGTGCTGCACACCCTCGGTGCCGGTCATCGCCTGGTGGCCCGGTCGCTGCTGGCCGAGCAGTCGTTGCTGGCCGGCATGGGTGTGCTGGTCGGGCTCGCCGTGGGCGTCGGCGTGGCGGCGACAATGGCCCCGCTGGTCATCCTGACCTCGTCCGCCGACCGGCCCACCCCACCGCCGCTGTTGAGCGTCGACTGGCCGCCGGTGCTGGCCACCGGCGTGGGGCTGCTGGTGGTGGCGCTGGCGTTCAGCGCGGCGGTGTCGGTCGGCATGCGGCGGCGGCTGACCGCCACCCAACTCCGCACGGGAGCAGACCAGTGAGCGCGAGGAGTGAGCTTGCGAGCCCCGCAGTCGCGAACGGAAGGCGGCACCAGTGATGGTGAGGCGGATCAGGGCGTACGGCGCCCATGTGGGTCTGCTGGCGGTGCTGGGGCTGGTGGCGGCGCTGCTGGTGACGGCCGCACCCCGGCTGACCAGCGGGTACGCCGACCGGGGGTTGCGCGCCGACGTGGCCCGGTTGCCGCACCTGGTCCGCGACGTGTCCATCACCGCGCCGCGGCGCGCGCCGGCCGCCGCCGGGCAGGCCGACCTGGACCGGTACGCCGCCGCGCTGCCGCAGCCGCTGCCCGCCCTGGTGGAGCGCCGGTGGTACGCCGCTTCGTTGGACGAGGAGCAGTTGCTGGCCAGCGGCGACGAACCGCCGATGGACGGTGGCGCGCGCAAGATGTTCGGCCTGCGCGCCCAGACCGGCGTCGAGGAGGCGGCCGAGCTGACCGCCGGGCGGTGGCCGCGTACGGAGGCGGGCGGCCCGGCGGAGGTGGCGGTGTCGGAGGCGGTGGCCGAGATGCTGTCGCTGCGCCCCGGGCACCGGCTGCGGTTCACCGGGCAGGGCGGCCACGCGCTGGGGCGGCTGGTCGGGGTGTTCGCGCCGCGCGATGCCGGTGACCCGGTCTGGGACGACCTCCAGGACGCGCTGCACCCGATCGCCCCGCTGCTGGACGGCGACCCGTACATCGTGGCGGGGGTCACCGACTGGGCCGGGGTGGACGCGGTCTCCGCCGGCAGCGGCGTGGTGGCGGTGAACGGCTGGCGCTACCGCGTCGACGAGCGGCGGTTGGACACCGCGACGCTGGGAGCGGTCACCGCGGCGGTGGCCGAGACCCGCCGCACCGAATGGACGCCCGGGGCGGTCGTCCAGACGTCGTTGGACGTGGCGTTGGCCCGCTTCGCCGGGCAGCTGCACGCCGTGCGGGCCCTGCTCGCCGTCGTGCAGGCTGGCCTGACCGCGAGCCTGCTCGGGTTGATCCTGCTGGCCGCGCGGCTGGCGGTGCTGCGCCGCCGCGACGAGTTCGCGTTGCTGCGCGCCCGGGGCGCCGCCCTGCGCACCATCGGTCTGCGCACCCTGGCCGAGGCCGCACCTGTGCAACCCCTCGCCGTGCTGGTCGGCTGGCTGGTGGGCATGCGGGTGCCGGGCCGCGCCGACGGGACACCCTGGGCGGTGCTGCTGCTGGCGGTGCTCACCACGGCGGTGGTGCCGACGCTGGCCATGCTCGCGCAGCGGCGGGTCGGGGTGGTGGCCGGGCGCACCGACATGGCCCGGCAGCGCCCCTCGGTGCGGCGGCTGACCGTCGAGGCGGGGGTGCTGGTCCTGGCCGGTCTCGGTGTGGTGCTGCTGCGTCGCCGTGGCCTCGACCCGGGCGGCGGCGTCGACGTGTACCTCGCCTCGGTGCCCGTGCTGGTCGCGGTCGCCGCCGCGCTGGTGGCGATGCGGCTGCTGCCCTGGCCGCTGCGACTGGCCGGCCGGCTGGCCGCCGGCGCCCGGGGCGCGTTGCTGTTCCTCGGTGTCGCCCGCGCCGGGCGGGGGGCGCCGGTGGCGTTGGGTCCGCTGGCCGTGCTGATCGTCGCGGTCAGCACGGGCGTCTTCGGTGGGGTGGTCACCACCACGGTCGGCGCGGCCCGGGACCGGGCCGCGACGTTGACCGTGCCGGCCGACGCCTGGCTGACCGGGTACACGTTCACCCCCGACGCCGCCGACGCGCTGACCCGGGTGCCCGGGGTGCAGGCGGTGGCCCGGGTGCGGGTGGACTCCAACCGGCGGCTGCAGTCCGGGACCGGGCCGCAGGCCAGGCCGCTCGGCCAGGTGCGGGTGCTGGTGGTCGACGGCCCGGCGTTCGCCGAGGTCGTGGCGCGCAGCGGCGTCGACGTCGACGTGCCGGCGGCGCTGCGGGCCGTCACCCGGGATGACGGGCCGGTGCCGGCGATCGTCTCGCCGAGGGTCGCGGCGCTGCTCGACGACGACGCGGTGGTCGACGTCCAGGGCCGGCTGTACGGGTTCCACGTCGCCGGGGTGGCCGACGCCTTCCCCGGCGTGGGGCTGGGCACCGAGCGGTTCGTGGTGCTGCCGTGGCAGGCGCTGCCCGAGTACGCGTACACGCCGATCATCCCGAACCGGTATCTGGTCGCCGGCGACGACATCGACGAGGCGCAGCTGCTGGGGGTGGCCGACGACGAGCAGCGCCGGCGGCAGTCCGACGTGCTCGGCGCGCCGGTCACCCGCCCGCAGCTGCCGGCGACGCTGGAAACCTGGCGGGGGTACCGGCAGTCGCTGGA
This is a stretch of genomic DNA from Micromonospora sp. WMMD1082. It encodes these proteins:
- a CDS encoding MFS transporter codes for the protein MAEMVTPAAHGTPPPSSTRRERTGWYFYDWANSAFQTTVITVFLGPFLTSVAKIAAGCELGDADCTGYVYPLGIKVAAGSYYPYLISLSVLLTVFVLPVIGAVADRSLHKKRLLAGTAFTGAAATMGMIFVTGDRYLLGGALFLVANISFGAAIVVYNSFLPQLGGPDERDAISSRGWALGYLGGGLLLALNLVAVQSFDNGTAERTLDLARWSIVSAGLWWAAFTLVPLRWLREHPTAAALAAGGRGNVLTDGFRQLGRTLREIKAYPLTLFFLLAFLVYNDGIQTVITLASQYGTEELRLGQSTLIVTILLVQFLAFGGALGLGALAGRIGAWKTVLLSLVLWTAVIVAAFRLPAEAPLPFMLLGAAIGLVLGGSQALSRSLFSQLIPAGKEGEYYGFYEISDKGTSWLGPLAFGLVFQLTNSYRVGLVSLLIFFVVGFLLLLAVPMRRAIIAAGNTPPRVL
- a CDS encoding thymidine kinase, translating into MPAEGDNPAGCVAARGVDGRPAHAAALRFYWGPMDCGKSTMALQMNYNHSRQGRRGLVTTRIDRSLGPQVTTRIGLAHEAIEVTDSLDLRTLVRDAWADGVRVDYLICDEASFYSVEHVEQMAELVDSYDVDVYAFGLATDFRSCLFPAAQRLFELADSVARIQVEVLCWCGREGLLNARVAGGRVVREGEQVVIGDTVDTDDLRYQVLCRRHHRTGDLGPRVATRR
- a CDS encoding ABC transporter permease — translated: MRFALRRARATKGLLLAAAGAALVATVALTGLAAYNRDVVDSGTRNVLGAATAQERSILIRASAGRTGEALRERDTALRDRISADLAGLPAQVSTAGYAAGRQLRGDTGDAVADRTGATYASVMFLDDLPAHARLTSGAWPESGAGPVQTALAEVAAATLRVGVGDRIPITDGLTGRVTEVTVTGVFTPVDPDAAYWRLAPETTTGSLPQAATYGPLTVTRDDFVTHFLANSSAGWLIEPDLAGVGPAALDRLTGAATRIAADSPAAAGLGDSAVVTSDLVDLVHRLQRATLVGRSALVTPMLLVVVLGGYALLLVAILLTEHRRGETALLRARGAARWQLAGLTAREATLVVLPAAVLAPPLVAELLGVADRLSGLTAAPAHPAAVPDPMLWLVAGAAAAGCALAMIGPSLRRGGSYVADLASRSRPSRRGMVQRAGLDVLLVGLALLSWYQLSRYSSPLSRSTGGELGVDPLLAAAPTLGVAAGAMLALRLLPPLVRLTERWVDRTPWTATMLGTWQAGRRPHAGPVLLLALAVAAGTLAWSLAGTSQRSLDDQAAHRVGADLRLTETTGAAPDDRADQLADLPGTRAVVPAWRDTVRLGPAAEPATMLAIAADSAGQVVRLRADLAGGSTDHLLGALTAERPAAPQTALPAGTRRLTGQLSTRIDGLDTGAAIRHHAVLTDGREGYRRVTLGSTGRDGEPLRFSAALPSDGPWRLVGFTADTVGGPQLTFDWRLSHLRAVADTSPGTPVDLAADGPWQLVDRAGAATESTASGATVTARYSRDIQTGWYVRGSPLHLALSRPAGPTRVPVVATPQALGMLHVDVGAQTRLFLGGAEVDVTVVDSVAALPGDAEDAALLVDLPSLSTRLFHDHGIVGSPQEWWVAVHPGEARRVAETTTALGDLHVLDREDVAADLARDPFTVGARGALFAAALAAVLLAAVGVVVDVSATARRRATELAVLHTLGAGHRLVARSLLAEQSLLAGMGVLVGLAVGVGVAATMAPLVILTSSADRPTPPPLLSVDWPPVLATGVGLLVVALAFSAAVSVGMRRRLTATQLRTGADQ
- a CDS encoding FtsX-like permease family protein; the protein is MVRRIRAYGAHVGLLAVLGLVAALLVTAAPRLTSGYADRGLRADVARLPHLVRDVSITAPRRAPAAAGQADLDRYAAALPQPLPALVERRWYAASLDEEQLLASGDEPPMDGGARKMFGLRAQTGVEEAAELTAGRWPRTEAGGPAEVAVSEAVAEMLSLRPGHRLRFTGQGGHALGRLVGVFAPRDAGDPVWDDLQDALHPIAPLLDGDPYIVAGVTDWAGVDAVSAGSGVVAVNGWRYRVDERRLDTATLGAVTAAVAETRRTEWTPGAVVQTSLDVALARFAGQLHAVRALLAVVQAGLTASLLGLILLAARLAVLRRRDEFALLRARGAALRTIGLRTLAEAAPVQPLAVLVGWLVGMRVPGRADGTPWAVLLLAVLTTAVVPTLAMLAQRRVGVVAGRTDMARQRPSVRRLTVEAGVLVLAGLGVVLLRRRGLDPGGGVDVYLASVPVLVAVAAALVAMRLLPWPLRLAGRLAAGARGALLFLGVARAGRGAPVALGPLAVLIVAVSTGVFGGVVTTTVGAARDRAATLTVPADAWLTGYTFTPDAADALTRVPGVQAVARVRVDSNRRLQSGTGPQARPLGQVRVLVVDGPAFAEVVARSGVDVDVPAALRAVTRDDGPVPAIVSPRVAALLDDDAVVDVQGRLYGFHVAGVADAFPGVGLGTERFVVLPWQALPEYAYTPIIPNRYLVAGDDIDEAQLLGVADDEQRRRQSDVLGAPVTRPQLPATLETWRGYRQSLDRAGANDVLTLAFAAGAAGGTALAVLAVGFAVVADAAGRGRMLSRLRTLGLSAGHGRRLLVYELVPLVLVAALTGAAVGVALPRILGPTLGLSAFAPGVPIRDHLDPLVLASVLGLVVLGLVAGLAVENLMNRRMRLGEVLRLGEENP